GTGGTGGGCACGGGACCACCCCGTCGCGGTCGAGTGGTCGGCCCGGATCCAGAGGCCGACCAAGCATTCACATGCATGAAACTTCGACGCGTCGTGACGGAAACACTAAAGACTTCTGCTTCCGGTGTCCATACATCTGCATGGATCAACGGAACTTTCGTCCGAGCCACAGAAAGTCTCGCGGCGAGCAGACCCAACCTCCGGTACGGAGGACCGACGGAACCGGTCATTCAAGGCAGAGCAAACATTCACTGCCCAACCATCCCCAACCACCAGACAGGGTCGAGGCGGGTTGGGGCAGTTGTGGTGTCGCAGGAGGTTGCCCGGCGGTTGACCGACTCGACCGAGACACCGGCCGAGTCGGCCAAACCTGGTACCAGCGCCGCGACATCGTCCACAACCCGCGTTCGCTGGAGGCGATTGGGCTCTCGGCGCTGTCGCTGATCGTAGGAACGGTGCCGGCGAACCCGGGTCGGTGCCCGACGTGGATCCGGGCACAGGTATCAGGTCACGTCCGGGACCACCGCTGGTTCGCACCGGTGTGGCAGTTCCAGACGATCACGGCGGCACCGTTGGTGGTGGCGGCTCCGCTCACGTCGAGGCACAGGGTCGGAAACCGCACGCTGCTCACCGTGCCGTTGCCGTTGAAATTCCACTGCTGGTTGGTGCCGCCGTTGCAGTCCCAGATCTGTGCCTGCGTGCCGGCGGTCGCGCCCGTCGGGATGTCCAGACACTTACCGAGGACCTGGAGAGCCTGACCGCTCTGGCTGAACATCTGGTTGGCATCGTTGTGGCAGTCCCAGATCACCATCGGGGTTCCGTTTGTGGGCACGCCCAGGTTCACGTCGAGACACCGACCGCTCGATTCGCCGCGCAGTCGGAACGTCGGCTGTGGAACCACCGTCCCGCCGCCGCTGACCAGGTACACCACTGTCCCGTGTGCCGGAACGCTGGCGGAGATCGTGCCCGTCGTGGTGGAGGTGGCATTGGTCCACGTGTCGCGAAGGGTGAACGAGCTACCGGTCTTGCCGACCGCCGCCGCCGTTGTGGAAACGGTCGTGGTGGAGCTGCCCTGGTTGAACAGGGCAACCGCGACGTCCCCGTTGGAAAGCCGTTTGGCCAGCACCCGCCTGGTCTGGTCGTTCGAGACCTGCACCGCCTGCAGGGCGAGGGCGTCCTGGTTGATCGCGATGAGATGCTGGTTGCGCAGGATCGTCAGGGTGTCCGAGTTGGCGGTGCGCAGGTCGTTCCCGGCCATGAGTGGCGCCGCCATGATCGCCCAGAGGGCGAAGTGGCTGCGCATCTCGGTGTCGGTCATGCCGCCCCGACCCACCTCGAGCATGTCGGGGTCGTTGAACGAGCCGGGCCCGGCGTACGAGGAGAGAGGAACGTTGATATTGACGATGTTCTGGATTCCCATCGGGTATCCGTTCGTCTGACCACTGTTCCACGTGTTGGTGATGTCCTCGGTGGTGCGCCACAGGTTGGCCACGTCGCCCCAGTTGCGCATCGGCCCGGTCTTCTCGTGGATGCTGTTCGAGTTGATGCTGTAGACGATCGGTCGGCCGGTTGCGGCCAGCGCGTCGCGCATCTTCGCGAACGCCGCGACCTGGTCGTTGATCGAACCAGCGGGCGAACACCAGT
The Micromonospora pisi DNA segment above includes these coding regions:
- a CDS encoding glycoside hydrolase family 27 protein; this encodes MQWKSRWSAVLSLVVVAVAAAVVGTHPPRPASALNNGVARTPPMGWNTWNTFGCNINETLIRQMADTMVTNGMRDLGYRYVVVDDCWFDPNRDSQGNLQAHPSRFPSGMRALGDYLHARGLLFGIYQSPMDQTCAQYFDAFPGSTGSLGHEVQDARQFAAWGVDYLKYDWCSPAGSINDQVAAFAKMRDALAATGRPIVYSINSNSIHEKTGPMRNWGDVANLWRTTEDITNTWNSGQTNGYPMGIQNIVNINVPLSSYAGPGSFNDPDMLEVGRGGMTDTEMRSHFALWAIMAAPLMAGNDLRTANSDTLTILRNQHLIAINQDALALQAVQVSNDQTRRVLAKRLSNGDVAVALFNQGSSTTTVSTTAAAVGKTGSSFTLRDTWTNATSTTTGTISASVPAHGTVVYLVSGGGTVVPQPTFRLRGESSGRCLDVNLGVPTNGTPMVIWDCHNDANQMFSQSGQALQVLGKCLDIPTGATAGTQAQIWDCNGGTNQQWNFNGNGTVSSVRFPTLCLDVSGAATTNGAAVIVWNCHTGANQRWSRT